A region of the Candidatus Binataceae bacterium genome:
GATTGTCAGATGCGGCCGGAAGCGCTCGATGTATCCGACCGCGGTCTCGACGAAGTGATCGCGGCTGCGGAACGGAAAGCACAAATGCATCACCCCGACCTTGGCCGTGATCTGCTGCGGCTGGATATCCAGGCGCAGCACGGGCCCCGCGCCTTGCAAAATTGTCGCGAGCGGTCCGCCGACTTCGCCGACGCCGACTACTAGTGTGGTCTTTGAAGGCTCCACGATGTGAGTTCCCCTTTTTGAATCAGCGCATCGATTGCGCGATAAAAGCTCTCGCGCTGAGTGTCCCACGAAAGGCGAGCTCCCGCGGTGTGCGCTCGCGCGGCCATCTCAAGTCGCTCAGCAGGATTGTCGTGCATTTCGAGGATCGCGCCCGCGAGATCTTCGATATTTTCCGGGTCGAAGAAGCGAACTTCGCGCGGCCCGAAATAGTGCTCGATAGTGCGCAGCCGCGACGCGATAACCGGGATTCCGAGCGCCGCGTACTCGAGCAGCTTGACCGGCAGCATCAGGTTCGTCGCGTGGGTCGAGCGCTGCGGCACAAGGCCGACAGTCGCGTCCGCGAATGCCGCGGGCAGTTCGACCGTCGGCACCAGGCCGCGAAACTCGATGCGATCGTCAACACGCAGCTCCTTTGCCAGAGCGACGACATCGTCGTAGCAATCCCCGTCGCCGATAACGAGCATCTCGAGCTCCGGCAGCCGATCGCGCAGTAGCGCAATCGCGCGCACCACGAGATCGAGTCCCAGCCGATGCGCCACTGTGCCATGGCATACGAGCTTGAACTTCGCTCCCGGGGCTGGCAGCGCCCGCTCGGCGCCGAAGATTCGAAAATCGGGACCATTGGCGACGACAGTGATCTTCTTGTCAGGGATTCCCACTGCGATAAGACGCTGACGATGGGGTTCGTGAACCGCGAGCACCTGGTCGGCGAGCCCTGCACACAGCCGCTCCCCCTTCATCAGGAGTCGCGCGCCGAAGGCGCCGCGCTCGTCACCAAACTTGTCGAGGTACAGCTCGGGCATCGTGTCGTGGATATCGAGCAGGATGCGGCTGCCGAAAATTCTGAGCGGCACGGCGCACAGCACCGCCGCATCCGGCATCGTGCAAATAATCACGCCGTCGTAAGGGCGCTTGCGGCTGCGGCCGATCGCGAGCGATGCCGCGCGGCCGAAAAAGCGCCCGTAGACTTTCAGGTACGAGGAATGACTTGCGCCGCGGTAACGCGGCACGTCGATTCCAACGAGGTTGACGCCGTTCAGCTCGACCGGCTCGCCCGCCGCGATAACGATCACATCAATTTCGTGACCGCGCTCGGCGAGCGCCTCCGCATGACGGTGCACGCGGGCGTCGTGAAGATAGGTCGTGTACGCGACCATCAGGAAGCGCGCCACGTTACACCTCGCTCCACAGCGGACCGTCGCTCAGGCGCTGCGCGCTTGCGCGCCCGGCGCCGGCGCCCGAAATCGCCGGCGCGCCGTCGCGAAGCTCAAGGCTCATCGCCGAGCGCTCGCGCCACCATCGCGCGACTTCTCCAGGCAGCGCCCGCCATGCTCCCTCAATATCGGCGAGGCGCTTCAGCAGCTCCTCGTAAGCTGATCGATAATCATCTGTCCACAGATAGTCAGGATGAGTCAGGACGAGGATCATGCCGCCGCGCTTGGCGATCCATCGCGCTTTTGATTCCCATACCGGCAGGGGGTCGCGATGCAACACGTTGAGCAGCGTATGGTCCTGCGGCAGGGTGTACGGCAGCTCGACCATCGAGCCCAAAAAGAACGGGAAGTGACTCAGCGAGCCGCCCGGCTGGGGCTCGAACGGATCGACGTCGGAGTACGAGGCGTCGTAATCGAAGTCCATCGCCGCGATCCATTCCGCGACCCGCAGCGTCGACGGGGAGCGGAAGCCGCGCAGATCATGCTCGCGGGCGATTCGCTCAAGCCGCGGCTCGAGTTCGAGAAAATCGCGCCGGCTGCGGAAGAGCCGCCCGTCGTGGCTGAGACCGTGAGCGCCAATCTCAAATCCCGCCGCGCGCAATTCCTCGAACTTCGCCCAATCGATCGGATACTGGCCGAGCGGCACGTTCCACGACGAGCGGAAGCCGTAGCGATCTTCGAGCTCCGCCATCGCGCGCATCCGCTCGACTCCGAGCGGGCTTTCGACGTCGTGAGTGAGCACGATAGCGGTGCGGTAGGGCGCGGGCCACGGCGCGATACGCCAGGAATCAGTCGCGCCAATCGTTGCCAGCGCGCTCTGAAGCCATCCGCGCCAGAAATCGAGCAGCGTGGTTTCGATCGGCCAGGCCGGAAATTCGACGCGCGGCCGCGACATCACCACCGCGCGCATCGTATTGCGCATCTCGCGCGGAATGAAACGCTTGACCGCGTAATAGTATTTCATCGTCGAGGGTGGCCGCCGCGCCGCCGGCGCCAGGTAATGCTCGTGCAGATACCATTCGGCGATCGCCTCCGAACCGCGCAACGAGCCGCCGAGCGCCGCGCGAAACTCCTCGGGCAGTTTCCAGAACGTGAACGCGTCGTTGCGCGCGAGCGTTTCTTTGCCCGCGCGCTCGATTGCCGCGAAACCAGCCGTCATCGCCATACCGATTCCCTCATCGTGAGGCGCCGCCATTGCTGGTCGCGCACAAAGCGCACGATCTTCTGGTCGACCAGCACCGGCTTGCGCTTGAGCGCGGCCAGAAAATATCCCGCCAGCATCAGTAGGCCGCAGATCGGAAATGGCTGCTCAAGGCTGTTGCCAACGGCGCGCGCGATCATGAAAAGCGGCGAGTATCCTGATTGCCACGCCGCCTCGCCGACCGCGAGCCGTCCGCGCCACAGGCCGCGCGCGCTGTTAGTGGTGCGTCGATGGTAAGCCTGGATATGGCGAAAGCTGCGCGTGCGGTATCCCGCCATCATCGCGCGCACTTCATCAATCGTGTCCCAGCCAAGGCCCGATTCGAGTCCGCCGATCGCGTCGAAACAGGCGCGCGAATAAACCTTGCTCGGACCGCGGGTATGAAACTCCGGAGCCCGCGCCGCGGCCCATTCGCCGCCGCCCTCGGGCTCGAGCAATTCGCCGCTGGCGATCCCGAGCTTCGGATCGCACGCGAACTCGTCGAACAGGAGTTGCAGATAGTTTGGGCCAAAGAGCATATCGGCGTCGAAACGCACCAGAAACTCGGCGTCGCCCCATACGTTCGAATCGAGAAACCGCATGATGACGGATTCGCCGCCGGGCTCACGTTCGCGATCCCGTGGCAGATGTTTGGGTTCGATAAACGGGTAACGCGCTGCAGCCTCGTCGATTATCGCGCCAGTAAGGTCGCTCGATCCGTCGTCGATAATGATCCACCGCTCGGGCAACGTCTTCTGCGACGTCATCGAGGTGATAAGCCCCGGGATGAACGCCTCTTCGTCGCGGGCCGGTGTGATCGCGATATACTTCGTCATGAGAGATACCTGTAGATAAAAGCGCTGAGTCCCTCGGCGACCGGGCGTGGCAGTTTGGGCCACAGGCGCATCGCAAGTGCGCGTGTGCCGGTGACATGCTCTGAGCTGATGTTGCCGGGCGGGTCGGGCGTGAAAACGTAGGGCAGCGGCGACGGCTCGGCGCCATGCTGCCGCTTGAAGTTGACCAGTCCCTTGTTGCGCATATCGGTGCGACCGACGTCGAAGCGGCGATGCGTGCCGAGATGGCTGAGGATCAATTTCCGGATTAGGATTTCTGTCGCACCTGTGCCCGCGTCATGCGCCCGCGCCATCCACTTGCCGTAGATACAGTCGCGATGCGTCAGCGCGAACTCGACTGCGAGGTCGCGCCCGGCGTGGATGGTGAACCAGATTTGCGCGTCGTCGCCCATCCCTTTTGCGATCGTGCGGAAGAAGCCGGCGGGCTGCGTGGGCAATCCCTTTTGCCTCCGCGAAGTAACGATCAGCTCGTAGAAGCGCCTGAGCCCATCGGCGCCATCGACTCGCTCGACCACGAATCCCGAGGTCTCGGCGCGCCGAATATGGGCGCGAAAATTACGGCTGAAACGCTGCTGGATTTGTTCGGCGCTACCCTCGGTATTGACGATCCAGCGTTGGAACATCTCAAATTTGTGCCACGGCGCGGGCGCGTCGAAGCCGCGCACTTCGATCGGCGGCAGGCCTTGCTTTGCCGCAAGCTGCGCCATCAGAATTTCCGCCGCTCCCGGCTCATCTTCGAGCGGCGCGCAAAAATCCGAATAGGGCAGTGCCACGAGCTTCTGGCGCCAGAATTGCGACGATTGTGCGAGCGGCACTCCGGCCAACATCGCCCCTTGCGGACTTCTCAGCGCCGCCACGTAAATCCTGAAGCGGTACGCGGCCAGGATCGACTCGATCCAGCGACAGGTATGAAATACGGTCGCATCCGGCGAGCGCTCGACCATCGCGATCCACTCCGCGCGCGCCGTGCTCCACGGCTCGAGCTCGACGCGGCCAATTTCCAGTTGAGTTTCAGCGCTCTTGCGCGCGAGATTTCCTTGATTCATTCCCCTTCTCAGCCTTGCGCACGTGCTACCGCCGGACGCGTCGCGATCAAGGCGCCCAGCAGCTTGGACGTGGTTTCGAATTCGAACCAGGCCAACACGATCGCGGGTCCGATCGTGACTATCGGCAGCGCCATCGCGCCGTGAATATCCCCGGCGTCGGCGAGGAGTTTGCCCGCTGCCGTCGCAAGCGCGCACCAGAGCGCGCTCTTTATTCCCGGCGCCGCATTGGCAAGCAGGCTCATGAACGCGGTGCCGATAAGCGTGCAGACCAGAGCATGCGCGAGCAGCGTCATCGCGCCTTCGAGCAGACTCATCCCGAGGCTCACGCCGAAAAGGCCCGTGCCCGCGAGCGTGCCCACGGTCGTGATCGTCGCGATACCTCGCGCGCCCTGAACAAAAATTTCGTATGCCGGGTGATTCTTGGCGTAGTAAATCGATCCGACCGCCATCCTGAGGCCGATCATCGCGAGGCCAAACGACATGATTCGCAGCGGCAGCGCCGTGCCCGCCCAGGCGGGGCCATAAAGCGCCGCGATAATCTCGGGCGCCGCCACCGCGGCGCACGCCGCCATCGGAATCACGAGCCGTCCCGAGTAATCGACGATCGCCCGATAGCCCTCGCGCAGCGCCGAATCGTCATTCTGCAGACGGCAGAACGCCGGCAGCGCGACGCGCCCCGCCACGGCGTACACTCGATCAGGCACGAAGCGCAGAAGGTCCCACGCCATCGAATAGAAACCGAGCTGGGTGCTGCCGAGCAGCCATCCGACCATCATGAAGTCGGCGTTGGACGAGAGCGTTCGCAGCGCCTGTCCACCGACTACGCTCGATGAAAACCGCACCAGGGCGAGGTCGCCCGCAATCTTGAAGCGCAGGCGCGGGATGAACGGGTCGGCGACGTAAACCGCTAGTCCATGCGTCGCCATCCGCGCGGCCAGCCCGGTGATCAGGCTCTCGCGCCGATGGCCCGCGATAACCATCGCGATCGCGGTGCCGAAAAACGCCGCCTCGCCAAATACGTCGGCCCTGGCCAGCGGCGCGAATCGAAGCCCACGACGAAGCCGCACGCCGCTCACCGTCGCGCCCGACTCGATAAGCATCGGGATGCAGATCGCGCGCAAGGCCCACGACAGCGACGGCATCCGCATTGCCGATGCGATCGAAGGGGCGGCGCAGAACAGGGCAACTGCGACGGCGATTGCGGCCATCGTCGAAACCCAAAAGCTGGTCGCTTCGAGATCGAGGCCGAGCGTCTCGCGCTGCACCAGCGAATCGCTTAGACCCGCAGCCGCAAACGGCACAAGAAACATCGAGATCGCCGCCACCACCCTGAAGATTCCGAAATCCGACGGCATCAGCGCTCGCGCCAGCACCACGAAGCCGCCGAGCTTGATCACCTGCATCGCGACTTCCGCGAGTGCATTGTCGCGCACCCCGCGCAGCGCGCCGTTCCACACCGCGCCAACGATGCTTTCGGGTTCGATCTGATGAGGCTCGCTCACGCGCCGTCTCCATGAATCATCGCCGGCACCGTGCGGAACAGGATCGCGAGGTCCTGTCCGAGCGACCAGTCCTCGATGTACTGAATATCGAGCCGGACCATCTGCTCGAATGACAACTGGTTACGTCCGCTAACCTGCCAGAGACCGGTGATACCCGGCGGCGCTTCAAGGCGCCGGCGATGCCAATCCTCGTAGCATTCGACTTCGTAGGGCAGGGCGGGCCGCGGTCCGATAAGACTCATTTCGCCGCGCAGCACATTGATGAGCTGAGGCAGCTCGTCGATACTGAAACGCCGAAGCCACCTGCCGACCGGCGTGATTCGCGGATCGGCGGTCAGTTTGTAGACCTGGCCGTTATCGGCCGCTGCGGGATTGTTCGGCCGAATCCAGCTGCGCACGTAGTCGCGATGGATCGCGTCGGAATTCGTGGTGCGCATGGTGCGGAATTTGAGCAGCTCGAAACGCCGGCCATGAATTCCAATTCGCGTCTGACGAAAGAGCAGCGGCTCACCGTCCAAGACCAGCGTTGCCAGCGCCGCGAGCGCCATGAACGGCGCCGCCAGCACCAGCAGAATCGAAGCGACGGCGATAT
Encoded here:
- a CDS encoding oligosaccharide flippase family protein, producing MSEPHQIEPESIVGAVWNGALRGVRDNALAEVAMQVIKLGGFVVLARALMPSDFGIFRVVAAISMFLVPFAAAGLSDSLVQRETLGLDLEATSFWVSTMAAIAVAVALFCAAPSIASAMRMPSLSWALRAICIPMLIESGATVSGVRLRRGLRFAPLARADVFGEAAFFGTAIAMVIAGHRRESLITGLAARMATHGLAVYVADPFIPRLRFKIAGDLALVRFSSSVVGGQALRTLSSNADFMMVGWLLGSTQLGFYSMAWDLLRFVPDRVYAVAGRVALPAFCRLQNDDSALREGYRAIVDYSGRLVIPMAACAAVAAPEIIAALYGPAWAGTALPLRIMSFGLAMIGLRMAVGSIYYAKNHPAYEIFVQGARGIATITTVGTLAGTGLFGVSLGMSLLEGAMTLLAHALVCTLIGTAFMSLLANAAPGIKSALWCALATAAGKLLADAGDIHGAMALPIVTIGPAIVLAWFEFETTSKLLGALIATRPAVARAQG
- a CDS encoding GNAT family N-acetyltransferase, whose product is MNQGNLARKSAETQLEIGRVELEPWSTARAEWIAMVERSPDATVFHTCRWIESILAAYRFRIYVAALRSPQGAMLAGVPLAQSSQFWRQKLVALPYSDFCAPLEDEPGAAEILMAQLAAKQGLPPIEVRGFDAPAPWHKFEMFQRWIVNTEGSAEQIQQRFSRNFRAHIRRAETSGFVVERVDGADGLRRFYELIVTSRRQKGLPTQPAGFFRTIAKGMGDDAQIWFTIHAGRDLAVEFALTHRDCIYGKWMARAHDAGTGATEILIRKLILSHLGTHRRFDVGRTDMRNKGLVNFKRQHGAEPSPLPYVFTPDPPGNISSEHVTGTRALAMRLWPKLPRPVAEGLSAFIYRYLS
- a CDS encoding glycosyltransferase family A protein, which encodes MTKYIAITPARDEEAFIPGLITSMTSQKTLPERWIIIDDGSSDLTGAIIDEAAARYPFIEPKHLPRDREREPGGESVIMRFLDSNVWGDAEFLVRFDADMLFGPNYLQLLFDEFACDPKLGIASGELLEPEGGGEWAAARAPEFHTRGPSKVYSRACFDAIGGLESGLGWDTIDEVRAMMAGYRTRSFRHIQAYHRRTTNSARGLWRGRLAVGEAAWQSGYSPLFMIARAVGNSLEQPFPICGLLMLAGYFLAALKRKPVLVDQKIVRFVRDQQWRRLTMRESVWR
- a CDS encoding glycosyltransferase family 4 protein; the encoded protein is MARFLMVAYTTYLHDARVHRHAEALAERGHEIDVIVIAAGEPVELNGVNLVGIDVPRYRGASHSSYLKVYGRFFGRAASLAIGRSRKRPYDGVIICTMPDAAVLCAVPLRIFGSRILLDIHDTMPELYLDKFGDERGAFGARLLMKGERLCAGLADQVLAVHEPHRQRLIAVGIPDKKITVVANGPDFRIFGAERALPAPGAKFKLVCHGTVAHRLGLDLVVRAIALLRDRLPELEMLVIGDGDCYDDVVALAKELRVDDRIEFRGLVPTVELPAAFADATVGLVPQRSTHATNLMLPVKLLEYAALGIPVIASRLRTIEHYFGPREVRFFDPENIEDLAGAILEMHDNPAERLEMAARAHTAGARLSWDTQRESFYRAIDALIQKGELTSWSLQRPH